ATGAAAATCGGATCGTCACCTCGCACGCTGATGTGGTGGATGCGTGCCCGGGGTGTGAGGCCGTGGTCGGCTACCGCCTGCTCAGAGGCCACCAGCAGAGCAGCCGCCCCGTCGCTGGTCTGGCTGGCTAGCGCGGCAGTGATTCGGCCGCCCTCCACTAGGGGGGCTAGTTGGGCCATCTTCTCGATGCTGCCGCCCCTGCGGGGGCCCTCGTCGTGTTCTACGCCGGCCAGCGGTGCCACCTCGGGTTGGAACCGTCCCTCGTCGATAGCCGTGATGGCCCGCTCGTGGCTGGTCAGAGCGAAACCCTCCATCTCGTCACGCGAGATGTCCCACTTCTCGGCGATCAGTTCGGCACCCCGGAACTGGGAAACCTCTTGGGTGCCGTAGCGGTCCACCCATCCTGTCGAGCCGGAGAATGGGTCGTCATGGCCGAGGGGTCGGGCCGCCTCGAGGGCCGTGGCGATGGGGATCATGCTCATGTTCTGCACGCCGCCCGCCACGACCAGGTCTTGGAGGCCGGCCATCACGCCCATGGCGGCGAAGCTGACCGCCTGCTGGCCCGATCCGCACTGACGGTCGACGGTGGTACCGGGAATAGCCTCGGGAAGGCCGGCGGCCAGCCATGCCGTGCGGGCAATGTCACCGGCCTGAGGGCCGACGTTGTCGACACAGCCGAAGACCACGTCGTCGACGGCCATCGGGTCCAGGTCGTTGCGCTCCACCACCTCGCGAATGACGTGGGCGCCGAGGTCGGCCGGGTGCACTTCGGCCAGGCCGCCTCCCCGCTTACCGGTGGGGGTCCGGACGGCGTCGACGATATAAGCCTCGGTCATGGCTCGCTCCTGGTTAGTTCTGCCAAAAGGCTACGGCGTGGCACAGTCGGTGACCGCTACCGGGGTTCCCGGGGCAAGCCCAGGACTCGCTCGCCAATCACGTTGCGCTGGATCTGGTTAGAGCCGCCGTAGATGGTGTGGGCCCTGCTGTAAAGGAAGGTCCGCTGGAGGTGGTCCAGCTGATAGCCGATGCTCAGGGGGTCGTCCAGGGGTGGAGTGGCGTCCACGCCCACCATGCCGCTGGCCCCCCGTACCCGCATCCCGAGTTCGCCTAGCCGGCGGTGCCACGACGCCCAGTAGAGCTTGCCGATCGACATTTCGGGGCCGGGCACGCCGTCGGCTACCAGAGCGGTGAGCATCCGGAGCTGGTTGTAGCGGAGGATCTCCAGTTCGCTGTACGACCGCATCAGGTCTTGGCGCAGGGCGGGGTTGTCCAGGGCGCCGTTCCGGCGGGCCAGGTCCAGCAGGGCGTCCAGTTCCTGGCGGTAACCCGTTTGCTGGCCAAGCGTTGAGGCCCCGCGTTCGAAGCCGAGAGTTCCCATGGCCACCGCCCAGCCGTTGCCGACGCCTCCGACCACTAGGTCGGCGTCGGTCTCAGCGTCATCGAAGAAGACCTCGTTGAACTCTGAACCACCGGTGACCTGAACGATGGGGCGTACTTCGACGCCCGGTTGGTCCATGGGCACCAGTAAGTACGAGAGGCCGGCGTGGCGCTCGCCGTCTGGATCGGTCCGGCAGACCACGAACGCCCACTGGGCAACCTGGGCCAGCGAGGTCCAGACCTTCTGGCCGGAGACCAGCCACCGGTCGCCGACTAAGTGGGCTCGAGTGGAGACGTTGGCCAGATCGGAGCCGGCATTGGGCTCGGAGTACCCCTGGCACCAGTGCTCTGTGCCGGCGAGGATGGGTGGAACGAATCGCTCCTGCTGCTCCAGTGTCCCGTAGGCAACGACGGTCGGGCCGAGCAGGGTGAGGCCGATGTTGGGGATGCGGCCCGGTGCCCGGGCCTCGACGTAGGTCTGGTGGAAGACGACCTGTTCGGCCAGGGAGGCGTCACGGCCACCCAGGCGCTCCGGGTAGTCGAGGCCCAGCCATCCGCCCGAGGCCAGCTGGCGCTCCCAGGCGAGGAGGACCTCGGCCTCGACGTCCTCCTGGCCGACGCCGCCCCGGCCCCGCAGGTCGGCGAACTCCCCCACCAGGTGTTCCTCTAACCACGTGCGGACCTCGTCGGCGAACGCCTCCAGTTTGGGGGTTCGGGCGAACTCCATGGGTATCGACGGTACCGAAGCCCGGCACCCGTCTGGTGCCCGGTCGTTCGACGCCCAGCCAGCGAGCGGGTCGGGTAACGCTCAGCTAGGCGGGACCAGCAGGCGGGCCAGGGCGGAGCAGAGGCCGTCCAGGCGGTCGGCGCAACTCCGGTAGACCTCGACGGGTTCGCCGTACGGGTCAGCGACCTCGTCGGCCACCCGGCCGGTGGTGAAGTGTCCACCTCGGGCCCCGTCCAGGGCCCGGACCCAGTCGGTCAGCAACCGGGCACCCCGGGGACCAACCTGGCCTCCCAGTCGGGCCACCTCGCCGGCCAGGAAGGTTCGGCTCCGAGCGTCGGGGTCCGCCGAGCCGATCTCCGCCTCGTGGCGCCGGGTCATAGCCACCACCAGGTCCGCCGAAGCGAGCAACTCGCCGGTCAGGGGCCGGCTGACGTGTCCGGACAGGTCGATGCCCCGGTCGGCCAGCACCTCCACGGCGGCCGGCGTGGCCGGGCCACCTACGGCCACCGTACCCACGGAGCGGACCTCGGGGCCGTCGGCGCCCGACTCGGCCATCCGGGTCCGGAGCAGGGCCTCAGCCATCGGGGACCGGCAGATGTTGCCGGTGCAAACGAAAAGGATCACCGGCCGACGGTACCTGAGGTCGGACGTCGACCCGGGCGGTGGTCAGGCCACGGGTAGGGCGTCGATAGCAGCAGCCAACACGGCAACGTCAGACTCCCGGGCCCGGCGGCTGGACTCCAGGTGGGGTACGAAATGCCAGTAGCCGTGGACCTGTTGTTCGTGGTTGGCCACGGTGACCGGGACCCCGGCGTCCCGCAGGACCTCGGCGTAGGCCAAGCCCTCGTCGAGCAGTGGGTCGTAGCCGGCCACGATTACGTGGGCCGGCGGCAGCCCGGAATGGTCGGCGGCCCGGATCGGGGCGGCGTACGGCTCGGCGACTAGGCGGTCGGCGCCGCCGTAGTGGTCGGCAAACCATCGCATCGTCTCCAGGTGAAGGAAGTACCCGGTGGCGTTCTCCTCCAGTGACGGCCACCGGCCCGACGTCAGGTCGAAATCGACCGCCGGGTAGATCAGGAACTGGAAGGCGATGGCCGGGCCGGAGCGGTCCCGGGCCATGAGCGACACCACCGCTGAGAGGTTGCCCCCGGCGCTGTCGCCGGCCACCACCAGCCGACCGGCGTCCACCCCGAGATTGTCGGCGTGTTCGGACACGTGGCAAACCGCGGCGTAGGCGTCGTCGACGGCCGCCGGGAACGGGTGCTCGGGGGCTAGGCGGTAGTCGACGGCTACCACCACGGCGCCCGTACCGGCGGCCAACGCCCGGCACGGCTCGTCGTGGGTGTCTAGGTCGCCGATGGTCCACCCGCCACCATGCAGGAAGACGACGACCGGCGGGCGCTCGGCGTCGGCCGATGGCCTATAGATGCGCACGGGCAGGTCGTCACCGTCCGGTCCGGGGATGGTCCGGTCCTCCACGGCGGCCATCTCGGCGCCACCGGGAGGGCCGAGGGCCGAGTACGTGGCCCGCAGGGACTCCGGTGTGGTGTCGACTATGGGAGAGCGGGTGCTCTGGATGAGGTCCAGGATGGGGCGGAGGTCGTCGGCGACAGTCACCTCTGGTCAGCCTCCGGCGGCCAGACGGTCGGCCTCGTATTGGTACTGGGGGGTGTCCACCCGCTGGCGGCGGTCGTCCTCGCCATCACCACTACCCACCCCGGTTGATGAGGCGAACCGCTTCCAGGATCCGTCCCCGTCCCACGACACGCCCAGGTCCACGATGGTGCCCGGCACGTCCATGGCCTGGGCCGCGGCCAGGGCCCGCCGCAGCACGTCGCGCTGGAACTCCGGGTCGTGGGGACGCCCCACCGTGTTGCCCAACGGCACGTCGATGAAAGCTGCCCGGGGAGGGTTGGCCGCCGCCGTGATGCTGTACGCGGCGGTCAGGCAAAGGGTCGGCATGCCGGCGGCCTCCAGTGCCCGTGCGACCAGACCCACGGTCTGGTGGCACACCGGTCAGACGGGGACGAGCAAGGCCACGTCGGCCTGACCGGCGTCTCGCATGGCCAGCACTTCGTTCACGATGGCCGGGGCCAGTTCCTGTTCGGTCCGGCGCACCGAGTAGATCCCGCCCATGCATCCCAGGGCGGTGGGCGCTAGCCCCCCGATCACGCCCTCGTCGACCAATTCTCGGAGGCGGTCAACCGGGAAGACGATGTTGGGGTCCTCGCGGGCCGGCTCCAAGTCATACGCGAAGTGGGTGACCCGGATGTCGGTGGCCGGCTCGGCGCTGGGGATATGGCGGATCCCGGTGTCGTCCTTCCAGTGGTAGGCCACCTGTCCCTCGCGGTAGGCCCCGCCCGAGCCGATAAGGGCCACCGAGGCGTCGGCCAGGGCGGGCATAGGAGCCCAAGCTGGGGGGTCGGGCCGCTCGGCCCACTGGTACGCCGGGTAGCCCAGGGCGTCGTACTGGGCCCGGGTAAGGGCGATGTAGTCCACGGGCGGCGTCGGGGTCACCGGGCCATCGTGCCACGGTCCTGCGGCTGGGGCGCGGTTCAGCCACACCATTGAGAATATAAGTATCGACACTGAGAGTAACTACTCCTACAATCAGATCGTGGGATCTGCCCCCGTTTCGCCGACCGATGATCTGCTCACCGTGGACCGTCTATCTGCGGCCAGCGGAATCGGGATTGACACCATCCGCTACTACCAGCGTCTCGGCCTCCTCGAGGCACCGATCCGCCGAGGACGACGAGCCGTGTACCGAGACGCCCATCTCGACCGCTTGGCAGAGATCCGGCGACTCGCCGAAGAGGGCTTCTCGCTCGCCCAGATCGCCAACCTCGACGCGTCGGCCCGGTCCGACGCCCTGGACCGCCTTGCCGACGCCACCCACTCCCCCAGCCTGACCCGAGAGGAGGTCGCCGACCGGGCCGGTGTGCCCGAGAGCCTGGTGTCGCTCCTGTGTGACAACGGAATCCTGGAGCCGGTCGAAGGTGAAGGCGGACCCTTCTTCGACGAGGGGGCAGTAACTATGGTCCGAGCTGGGGTGGCCGTCAGCGCCGCCGGGGTACCCCTCGACGAGTTGGTCTCCCTGGCCGCCGACCACAGCGCCAACGTCGACCAGGTGGTTGACCGGGCCATCGCCCTGTTCGAGAACCACGTGAAGTCCGGAACCGACGGCTCCGACGAGGCCCTGGTTGAGGTGGTCCGGTCTCTCCTGCCCGCCGTAACCCGGCTGGTGGCCCAGCACTTCCATCGCTCTCTCGTGAACCGGGCCCTGGACCGGGTGGCCGATGCCGAGCGGCACACCCTGGCCGACGCCCTGATGGCCGCCGACGCCGCCCGGCTCGAGGTGACCTGCCGATGGCCCTAACCGACCCCGGCCTCCGCCCAGGTCGCCCGGCAACGACTACCGAGGTCCGGTCCGGTCCAGCTACCGACCCCCTGGCCTGGCTAACGACCGCGCCGGCCGGTGAGGAGCGATGGTTCTGGGAGGTCCCCGAGG
The DNA window shown above is from Acidimicrobiales bacterium and carries:
- a CDS encoding acetyl-CoA C-acetyltransferase, whose product is MTEAYIVDAVRTPTGKRGGGLAEVHPADLGAHVIREVVERNDLDPMAVDDVVFGCVDNVGPQAGDIARTAWLAAGLPEAIPGTTVDRQCGSGQQAVSFAAMGVMAGLQDLVVAGGVQNMSMIPIATALEAARPLGHDDPFSGSTGWVDRYGTQEVSQFRGAELIAEKWDISRDEMEGFALTSHERAITAIDEGRFQPEVAPLAGVEHDEGPRRGGSIEKMAQLAPLVEGGRITAALASQTSDGAAALLVASEQAVADHGLTPRARIHHISVRGDDPIFMLTGPIPATAYALEKSGMSIDDIDLFECNEAFAPVPMAWMAEHGVPHEKVNVNGGAIALGHPLGCSGAKLMTTLLHELERTGGRFGLQTMCEGGGQANVTILERL
- a CDS encoding acyl-CoA dehydrogenase family protein encodes the protein MEFARTPKLEAFADEVRTWLEEHLVGEFADLRGRGGVGQEDVEAEVLLAWERQLASGGWLGLDYPERLGGRDASLAEQVVFHQTYVEARAPGRIPNIGLTLLGPTVVAYGTLEQQERFVPPILAGTEHWCQGYSEPNAGSDLANVSTRAHLVGDRWLVSGQKVWTSLAQVAQWAFVVCRTDPDGERHAGLSYLLVPMDQPGVEVRPIVQVTGGSEFNEVFFDDAETDADLVVGGVGNGWAVAMGTLGFERGASTLGQQTGYRQELDALLDLARRNGALDNPALRQDLMRSYSELEILRYNQLRMLTALVADGVPGPEMSIGKLYWASWHRRLGELGMRVRGASGMVGVDATPPLDDPLSIGYQLDHLQRTFLYSRAHTIYGGSNQIQRNVIGERVLGLPREPR
- a CDS encoding alpha/beta hydrolase fold domain-containing protein yields the protein MTVADDLRPILDLIQSTRSPIVDTTPESLRATYSALGPPGGAEMAAVEDRTIPGPDGDDLPVRIYRPSADAERPPVVVFLHGGGWTIGDLDTHDEPCRALAAGTGAVVVAVDYRLAPEHPFPAAVDDAYAAVCHVSEHADNLGVDAGRLVVAGDSAGGNLSAVVSLMARDRSGPAIAFQFLIYPAVDFDLTSGRWPSLEENATGYFLHLETMRWFADHYGGADRLVAEPYAAPIRAADHSGLPPAHVIVAGYDPLLDEGLAYAEVLRDAGVPVTVANHEQQVHGYWHFVPHLESSRRARESDVAVLAAAIDALPVA
- a CDS encoding glycine/betaine/sarcosine/D-proline family reductase selenoprotein B, producing MTPTPPVDYIALTRAQYDALGYPAYQWAERPDPPAWAPMPALADASVALIGSGGAYREGQVAYHWKDDTGIRHIPSAEPATDIRVTHFAYDLEPAREDPNIVFPVDRLRELVDEGVIGGLAPTALGCMGGIYSVRRTEQELAPAIVNEVLAMRDAGQADVALLVPV
- a CDS encoding MerR family transcriptional regulator encodes the protein MGSAPVSPTDDLLTVDRLSAASGIGIDTIRYYQRLGLLEAPIRRGRRAVYRDAHLDRLAEIRRLAEEGFSLAQIANLDASARSDALDRLADATHSPSLTREEVADRAGVPESLVSLLCDNGILEPVEGEGGPFFDEGAVTMVRAGVAVSAAGVPLDELVSLAADHSANVDQVVDRAIALFENHVKSGTDGSDEALVEVVRSLLPAVTRLVAQHFHRSLVNRALDRVADAERHTLADALMAADAARLEVTCRWP